Proteins from one Naumovozyma castellii chromosome 3, complete genome genomic window:
- the RCE1 gene encoding CAAX prenyl protease (ancestral locus Anc_8.832) yields MLNFPAFCVLSYISISYVAVIYASSKDARQYPVLGRDDPAVIKRRIRKVLMLTAFNIVLVPFLQCLIKNLRDSTDSSISVIGAIMNLGIVPGHYRDGHWDISSYYYDIISGIWVVTLLYVGPLMDLFLFYVFTKGKTLYVDYKDEFSNIYCLRNYIFAPITEEIFYTSMLLNTYLMLCPIESLSLKTLLWQPSLFFGLAHIHHAYGSFRTGDQNLITILMNTIIQFGYTTLFGAFTNFIFLRTGGNLWACMFAHSFCNIMGFPGRSRLSLHFTMIEEVKGDWRRKLIAAWNKSYIFLLFLGIYLFKANIDTLIYSREYSIDV; encoded by the coding sequence ATGTTGAATTTCCCTGCATTCTGTGTTCTATCTTACATATCAATATCATATGTTGCTGTCATTTATGCGTCCTCGAAGGATGCAAGACAATACCCAGTTCTCGGAAGAGATGATCCTGCGGTGATTAAAAGGAGGATAAGGAAAGTGTTAATGTTGACGGCATTTAATATTGTTCTGGTACCCTTTTTACAATGTCTCATTAAGAATCTTCGAGATTCTACGGATTCCTCCATATCAGTTATTGGTGCCATTATGAATTTGGGTATAGTACCTGGCCATTATCGAGATGGACATTGGGATATTTCATCGTACTATTATGACATTATAAGTGGTATATGGGTGGTGACGTTACTTTATGTGGGTCCATTGATGGACTTATTTTTGTTCTATGTGTTCACTAAGGGTAAGACTCTATATGTGGATTATAAAGATGAGTTTAGTAACATTTATTGCTTGAGAAACTACATTTTTGCCCCAATAACGGaggaaatattttataCATCCATGTTATTAAACACATACCTTATGTTATGCCCTATAGAGAGTTTATCCTTGAAGACATTATTATGGCAaccttcattatttttcgGATTAGCTCATATTCATCATGCGTATGGATCATTCCGTACAGGGGACCAGAACTTGATAACTATTCTCATGAATACGATTATTCAGTTTGGATATACTACATTATTTGGTGCATTTaccaatttcatctttttaAGAACTGGAGGGAATTTATGGGCGTGTATGTTTGCTCATTCCTTTTGTAATATTATGGGCTTCCCCGGTAGATCGAGACTCAGCTTGCATTTTACCATGATTGAAGAAGTAAAAGGTGATTGGAGGAGGAAGTTGATTGCTGCTTGGAATAAAagttatatatttttgttatttttgGGTATCTATTTGTTCAAGGCGAATATAGATACCCTTATATATTCTCGTGAGTATAGCATAGACGTTTAA
- the SCS7 gene encoding fatty acid alpha-hydroxylase (ancestral locus Anc_8.829): protein MAFTYVWINEKVIIYIMSTFSLSSQFVGSFSIFRNTPAKLTTRRNQMSSNVSKTLELFSKDQVAKHNTEEDCWVTVYDRKIYDVSKFLLDHPDGDKSILKHAGKDITELLKDEKIDQQTDLLDDQYLIGYMATDAEEEKLLTNKDHKVEVKLNESTNTFDSTTFVKDLPTEDKLSIATDYEKDLKKHNFLDLNKPLLKQILFGNFTKDFYLDQIHRPRHYGQESAPLFGNFLEPFTKTAWYLVPIAWLPVVFYHIALAFKNINALFAIMLFCIGVYVWTFIEYCMHRFLFHFDERLPEHNFAYMIHFLLHGCHHYLPMDKYRLVVPPVLFIFLCAPFYKLVFALLPYYWACAGFAGGMFGYICYDLCHYFLHHSKLPPFMRKLKKYHLEHHYKNYQLGYGVTSWYWDKKFGTYLSPDSPLSKMKYQ, encoded by the coding sequence ATGGCATTTACGTATGTTTGGATAAACGAAAAGgtaattatttatataatgaGCACCTTCTCTCTGTCGTCCCAGTTCGTTGGTTCCTTCTCCATCTTCCGCAACACTCCAGCGAAACTAACTACACGTAGAAACCAAATGTCGTCTAACGTCTCGAAGACCTTGGAGTTGTTCTCCAAAGACCAAGTCGCTAAGCACAACACCGAAGAGGACTGCTGGGTTACTGTTTATGACAGAAAAATTTATGACGTCTCCAAGTTTTTGCTTGATCATCCAGATGGTGACAAGAGTATCTTGAAGCACGCCGGTAAGGATATCACTGAGTTGCtaaaggatgaaaagattgaCCAACAGACTGACTTGCTAGACGATCAATACTTGATTGGGTATATGGCCACTGATGcggaagaagaaaaacttTTGACTAATAAGGATCATAAAGTGGAAgttaaattgaatgaaagCACCAATACTTTCGATTCAACCACTTTTGTCAAGGATTTACCCACAGAGGATAAATTGAGTATTGCTACCGATTATGAGAAggatttaaagaaacacaattttttggatttgaataaaCCATTGTTGaaacaaatattatttggtaATTTCACTAAGGatttttatttggatcAAATTCATAGACCAAGACATTATGGTCAAGAATCTGCTCcattatttggaaatttccTTGAACCATTCACTAAGACTGCATGGTATTTAGTCCCCATTGCCTGGTTACCAGTTGTGTTTTATCACATTGCCCTAGCATTCAAGAACATTAACGCTTTATTCGCCATCATGTTGTTCTGTATCGGTGTTTACGTCTGGACTTTTATTGAATACTGTATGCATAGATTCTTATTCCATTTTGATGAAAGGTTACCTGAACATAATTTTGCATACATGATTCATTTCTTATTACATGGTtgtcatcattatttgcCAATGGATAAGTATCGTTTAGTCGTCCCACCAGTATTATTCATCTTCCTTTGTGCCCCATTCTATAAGTTAGTGTTTGCTCTACTACCTTATTACTGGGCTTGTGCAGGTTTCGCAGGTGGTATGTTCGGTTACATTTGTTACGATTTATGTCATTATTTCTTACATCACAGTAAATTACCACCTTTTATGCgtaaattgaaaaaatacCATTTGGAACATCATTACAAGAACTACCAACTAGGATACGGTGTTACATCCTGGTATTGGGACAAGAAATTTGGTACTTATTTGAGTCCAGATTCTCCATTATCAAAGATGAAGTACCAATAG
- the URA10 gene encoding orotate phosphoribosyltransferase URA10 (ancestral locus Anc_8.827), which translates to MPGALKDHQRTFLDLALESQALRFGSFTLKSGRRSPYFFNLGLFNTGKLLSNLATAYATAIIQSELKFDVIFGPAYKGIPLASIVCVKLAEIGGTKFQDVQYAFNRKEVKTHGEGGNIVGANLEDKKILIIDDVMTAGTAINEAFDIIADAKGRVVGTIIALDREEVVNTDGPASERLSATQTVSQKYDIPVLSIVSLTNVIDYLEGRITPEEKQQIIEYRQTYGV; encoded by the coding sequence ATGCCCGGTGCCTTAAAAGATCATCAAAGAACTTTCCTCGATTTAGCCTTAGAATCCCAAGCATTAAGATTTGGGTCTTTCACTTTGAAATCAGGTAGACGATCaccatatttctttaacCTAGGTTTGTTCAACACGGGGAAACTACTATCTAATCTAGCAACAGCTTATGCTACTGCCATTATACAAtcagaattgaaattcgATGTCATTTTCGGACCTGCTTATAAGGGTATCCCCTTGGCATCAATTGTATGTGTTAAATTGGCAGAAATTGGGGgaacaaaatttcaagatgtTCAATATGCATTTAATAGAAAAGAGGTCAAGACTCATGGTGAAGGTGGGAATATTGTCGGTGCAAATTTagaagataagaaaattttaatCATTGATGACGTTATGACTGCAGGAACTGCTATCAATGAAGCATTTGATATTATTGCTGATGCTAAGGGAAGAGTTGTTGGAACAATTATTGCCTTAGATAGGGAAGAAGTGGTGAATACAGATGGACCTGCCAGTGAAAGATTAAGCGCCACACAAACTGTCAGTCAAAAATATGATATCCCTGTCTTAAGTATTGTCTCATTAACAAATGTTATTGATTATCTGGAAGGAAGAATTACTCCAGAGgaaaaacaacaaatcaTTGAATACCGCCAAACATATGGAGTTTAG
- the RRN9 gene encoding Rrn9p (ancestral locus Anc_8.825), translating to MSDRSSFSNEDVIDPIATEEESREDELNETISKVAKKSTQEEKELIATANELLDNLEHIHRTDLTLHLYSSFLLKKLLRRANSRKFPYETDQFIKNKIKENWVSWPNPQTIIDPQTNKLYEDSNEIQSEVGLQPGEVSFNALSHSCNLLKLELNSHWQRCLMESSKKSGETLDIDKMDIPENFSNEIIGKLDEFFMGLHDKIAIKNKIKVKSSNHSCSPPSLSTPSQTEVSISQMEPKKKKIKANKKIKLNFNDIIEEGCNMREDMTNIYLKSLELYNDIPGSFKKQKFKLPKKILKNYTLENSLNSNLPEILQNTDKDFINIDTLLRDKRLTSADKTKLKMIREDDRDNVLARRTFMEMQQAQTLNDLPISEMDFVSSKGNETEGEEYTADDCHVGIRNS from the coding sequence ATGTCCGATAGATCGTCATTTTCTAATGAGGATGTAATTGACCCAATTGCTACCGAGGAAGAATCAAGGGAGGATGAACttaatgaaacaatttcaaaagttgCTAAAAAATCCACGCAAGAGGAGAAGGAGCTAATTGCAACAGCTAATGAGTTACTGGATAATCTTGAACATATTCATAGAACTGATTTAACATTACACCTATACTCATCAtttttgttgaagaaactaCTTCGTAGGGCTAATTCTCGGAAATTTCCATATGAGACAGATCAGTttatcaaaaacaagataaaagaaaattgggTAAGCTGGCCCAATCCTCAAACAATTATTGATCCCCAAACCAATAAGCTTTATGAAGACTCCAATGAAATTCAAAGTGAAGTGGGATTACAACCAGGTGAAGTGTCGTTTAACGCATTATCTCATTCATGCAATTTACTCAAATTGGAACTTAACTCTCATTGGCAGCGCTGCCTGATGGAGTCATCTAAGAAATCTGGCGAGACTTTAGATATCGATAAGATGGATATTCCagaaaatttttccaaCGAAATCATTGGCAAACTTGATGAATTCTTTATGGGACTCCATGATAAAATCGCaattaaaaacaaaattaaagTAAAATCAAGTAACCATTCTTGCTCTCCACCATCTTTATCTACTCCTTCTCAGACAGAGGTTTCTATCTCACAAATGGAGcctaaaaaaaaaaagatcAAGGCCAACAAAAAGATAAAACTGAATTTTAACGATATTATAGAGGAAGGTTGTAACATGAGAGAAGACATGACAAACATTTATCTGAAATCTTTGGAACTGTATAATGACATTCCTGGATCATTTAAGAAACAGAAATTTAAACTACCCAAGaaaatcttgaagaattataCTTTAGAGAACTCATTGAATTCCAACCTTCCAGAAATCTTGCAAAACACAGATAAAGACTTTATTAATATAGATACTCTCCTTCGAGATAAAAGATTAACATCTGCTGACAAGACAAAGTTGAAAATGATACGGGAGGACGATCGAGATAATGTACTTGCTCGTAGAACATTTATGGAAATGCAACAAGCTCAAACGCTTAATGACCTCCCGATAAGTGAAATGGATTTCGTTTCATCAAAAGGTAATGAAACTGAAGGTGAGGAATATACAGCAGATGACTGCCATGTTGGTATTCGAAATTCATAG
- the TMA23 gene encoding Tma23p (ancestral locus Anc_8.823) produces MSSMKNFISHNCYERQQQQQRRLSSYTMDSRGYLKSYGWIEGEALRKGGLKKPILVKYKKDTKGLGHAPGNDDGDAWWERLFDGHLKNLNVASDDTGSGITFKQHTVVATSVSKQLSPLYRRFVKGVGLKGTIDNKEVRPVGNEVVSSISKSRSKKRKRDKGDDEGSSKKKKHKKSSKDKKKSKDKKKSKSKKDKKENSKKRHHKEKKEKNAKKESKKKST; encoded by the coding sequence atgagttcgatgaaaaatttcattagcCATAATTGTTATGAGagacaacaacagcagcagaGAAGACTATCGAGTTATACAATGGATAGCAGGGGATATTTGAAGTCCTATGGATGGATTGAAGGTGAAGCATTAAGAAAGGGTGGATTAAAGAAGCCAATCTTGGTCAAATATAAGAAAGATACGAAGGGTCTCGGACATGCGCCTGgtaatgatgatggtgatgcATGGTGGGAACGATTATTTGATGGTCATTTAAAGAATCTAAATGTAGCCAGTGATGATACGGGATCTGGGATCACGTTTAAACAGCATACTGTTGTTGCAACAAGTGTATCGAAACAACTGTCTCCATTGTATAGAAGATTTGTCAAAGGTGTGGGATTGAAAGGAACGATAGATAACAAGGAGGTACGTCCTGTTGGAAATGAAGTAGTTTCTAGTATATCCAAAAGTAGAAGtaaaaagagaaagaggGATAaaggtgatgatgaaggaAGTagtaaaaagaaaaagcaTAAAAAGAGTAGTAAAGATAAGAAGAAGTCTAAagacaagaagaaatctaaGAGCAAGAAGGACAAGAAGGAGAATAGCAAGAAGAGGCATCATaaagagaaaaaagaaaaaaacgCCAAAAAAGAATCTAAAAAGAAATCAACATAA